The genomic window TTGGAAGAAGTATTCCAGCCATGTCCTTTATACATATAGAGTGAGCCCCTAATTTTTCAAGTTCTTTTATTTTTTCCACAAAGTAATCTACAGTATGAATTTCACTAGTTGTATAGGCAATACACCCTTGACAGTGTCCATTATACTTTATGATTGATTTAATAGCCGTCTCAAGGTTTCTATAGTCGTTCAGTGCATCAAAAACTCTTATAATATCTATTCCGTTTTTTAAAGATCTTTCTATAAATTTATCCACCACATCATCTGAATAATGTCTGTAGCCAAGAAGATTCTGACCACGAAGCAGCATCTGAAGTTTTGTGTTTTTTACTCTTTTTCTCATTTCTCTTAATCTTTCCCAAGGATCTTCATTGAGGAATCTTATACAGGCATCAAATGTAGCACCGCCCCAAACCTCTAAAGAATAGTATCCTACCTGATCCATTTTCTCTAATATAGGAAGAATTTCTTCGGTTTTTAATCTTGTCGCTATAAGGGACTGATGTCCGTCTCTTAATGCAGTTTCAGTTATTTTTAACTTTTTCAAAAGAATCACCTCAATTTTATTTAAGAATACTGTATACAACATCAACCAAAAAGAAATACTGTATACAGTATTTCCACCGCATATCTTACGTTCTTTTAATATCTTTGTCAACAATTAATCCCATATATTAAAGGATTTTAAGAACTTACACCAACTTCAAAATTCAATTTTTACCAACGCTTTAATTAAAAATAAAAAACAGGCCAATACAAAGATCAGATTCTTTGCATTGGCCTGTTAGAGCTTAACTGAAGTCATCCCTAAAAATTACCAATAAATATATGTGATTGATAACAGCTTCTCAAAAGGCTACACGATAAGCGTTCCTTTTGGACCTATCTTGTACAATTATAACGCACCTTCTCCAGTGTGTCAATACTTAAATCTATTTTTCATAAAATAGACTTTTCATACAAATAGATTCAAGAATTTTAAAAATCACCATATTAAATATATGATAAAACTTTACGGAAACTCTTTCTATTTATAAAAACTTTCCTAAATATATAAGGTTTACTTAAGATAGCCTTTAAAATATAACAACTCTACTGACATGCAAAATGTCTGAAAACATTCATTATATAAAAAACATTTATTTTTCTATTTAATAATTTTCTCAGTCACATTTTTTAGTTTTATCATCAATAAATCAATCCTCTCTCTCGGATAACCGAGAGAGAAGATCTTCAAACCTCTATACAAATTTTACATCCACTCATCTTCACCTTCACCCTGAAGGTCTTTCAAAACTTTATCCATCTCTTCAGAATCAACTAGTTCCATTTTTTCTTCCAGATGTTTTTCTATTGCAGCAGTAATAAACTCATCTAATGGTTCATTTAAATATTTACATATTTTTTTCATTTCCGAAAATAAATCTTCATTTATATCCACCGAAAGCTTCTTCACTTTACCACCCCTTTATTTTCTTGATATTCACTTTATCTGTTCGCATTGAGCTTCGAGACAACTCCCTTATTACGCAGTAGCTAACTTTTTATTTCTTATTGCTTGTTTCACCATAGGGAAAACGATTGATCCCACTGTTAATGCGATTAAAGTCATAGCTAAAGGTGACCCTACAAAGATTTTTAAGCTACCGTTAGATAGTATTACAGACTGTCTGAATGACTGCTCCATAGTGTTTCCAACTATTACCCCAAGAATCATAGGTGCTGTAGGTACGTGTGCTTTTGACATAAATAATCCCATAACACCGAACATAACAAGCAGATAGAAATCCATAGCACTGTTTCCAATAGCATAAGTTCCTATGAATGCAAGACCAAGAACTATTGGGTATAGAATTTTTGGAGGTATAGCAAGGACTCTTACAAGTAAACCTGCCAGAGGTATATTTACTACAGCCAGAACTATATTACCGATAAACATACTGGCAATAAGTCCCCAGGCGATATCAGGATGCTGAACAAAGAGCATCGGTCCCGGTTGAAGTCCTAGCATAAGCAGCGCTCCCATCATTACCGCAGTTGTACCAGAACCTGGAATTCCAAGTGTTAGCATAGGAATTAGAGCTCCTACTGAGGCAGCATTGTTGGCAGCTTCTGGTGCAGCCAGTCCTACTATCTCTCCTTTACCGAAGTCATCAGGATTTTTAGACATCTGTTTCTCGTTGTTATATGCCATAAGGGATGCCATTGTTCCACCTGCTCCAGGAAGAGCCCCGATGATAAACCCTAGAGGCGTACTTCTCAGTATTGGCATAAGACACTTATTCCAGTCCTCTTTGGTAAACCATATTTTTCCAAATTTTGTCTGCATCTTTTTCTGTCCTTCATTGATGGACTTAAAGCTTTTAAACACTTCCCCCAGTGCATATATACCTATGATAAGGACTAGGAAGTCTATTCCCTGCTGAAGCTCCATTACTCCGAATGTAAATCTGGCAACACCAGACTGTCCGTCAAGACCGACAGTAGCTATGATAAGTCCCACAAACATGGATACAAATCCACCGACCATATTTCCTTTAGACATAGATGCTGTCATGGAAAGAGCAGCAACCATCAGAAGAAAATATTCTGCTGGACCAAATTTCAATGCGAACATAGAAACTGGAGTAGCCACGAAAGTTATAAGTACAGCAGATATAAGTCCACCTATGAGGGAGGCTACAGCTGACATGGCAAGAGCTGCTTCTGCACGTCCATTCATGGCCATAGGATATCCGTCAAAGGTAGCTGCTAGTGCAGCACCGTCACCTGGAGTATTTATAAGTATCGAACTTCTCGATCCACCAAACATCGCACCATAATATATCCCGCACATTGTTATAAGAGCAGCCACAGGTCCCATTGTAAAAGTAAGTGGTAATAATACTGCAACTCCTGTTGCCGGTCCAAGTCCAGGAAGCATTCCAACTATAGTTCCTAAAGTTCCACCAATTGTTACCCACATAAGGTTAGCTGGCGTAGCTGCTACGGCAAATCCGTGCATCAAATTCTGTAATATTTCCATCATTTTAACAATTCACCTCCGTTATATTTCCAAACCAGGTATTTTAGGAAGCGGTATGGCCAGAAGGTTTGAGAAAACAAAATAAACCGCAACACTAAAAATTATCGCCACTGCCAGATTTACCTTCCACTTCTTCTTACCGTTTATGGCAAACATGATCGCCCCTATAAACAGTGATGTGGATATTACATAACCAGCATGCTCAAATATCGCCGCATAAACTATTCCAGAAACTGCCGTAAGAGTTATAAGTTTATTCGTACTTTTCTCTATGGCCTGTTTTTCAAGGCTGATCTCTTTTTTCACTCCAGAAGCCTGATCCTCTTTCCACTGCTTATACTCCTTTGCTGTATATATGGATCCCAGTATGGTCAGCCCTATCCCAAGTATAAGAGGAAAAATTTTAGGAGCAATCGGGTTTCCAACTGCAGCCTTAGGCATCATAAGGGCACCTATTGTGTATAAAAAACCAAACACTGTGAAAGCCATCGTTGTTTTAACTCTGATATTCACTATTCTCCACCTCACATTTCATATTTATAATTTATAAAAAGTTAAACAAAACCATAAAAACAGTCATTTTCATAATTTAACTCAGTCTGTCACCTTGAAATCCTATAAAAATTTTTAATTTTTCTTTTTTTTCATTAGATTTATACAGTATTCCACCAAGATAGCAACCTGAGTTCAGTTATAAATCTTTGAAAAAATTAGATCAACCATTTAAACAGGCTTTATTTTAATCCATTGTTATTATGGCGACACCAAATGAGGTGCCGCCTTTTTTAATTTTGTAGTTATTATTATTTAAGTAGTCCTATTTCGGCCATTATCTCTTTGTATTCTTCGTTTGTTTTATCTAGGAAAGCTGAAAAGTCAGCAGAGTTAGCAAACGATTTAGTCCATCCGTTTCTCTTTACAGCTTCATCCCACTCAGGAGTTTCAACCATTTTTGCAAGAGTATCTTCCCAGTACTTTAAAGCTTCTTCTGGCATATCAGGAGCTCCGAAAAGTCCTCTCCAGTTGTAGAATGCTGCGTCGATTCCAGATTCTTTACAAGTAGGTATCTCTGCTAAAACTCCCTCTCCTACTCTTTCGTCAGCAGTCTGAGCAAGTCCTACTAACTGTCCGCTTTCAAGTAGTGCAGCTACGTCTCCAAGACCTGTAGTAAGAAGATCTATATGTCCTCCTAGGAGTTGAGCATTCGCCCCACCCTCTTGGAAACTAAGATAATCTATCTCTTTTAAGTTCTTTACTCCAGCTGCTTTAGCGATCATAAGAAATTGGATATGGTCCATACTTCCTGCAGATGATCCTCCACCTATTTTAACACTTTTAGGATCTTTCTTAAGGGCATCCATAACATCGGCTATAGTCTTGTATTTAGAACCTTTTTTTACAACAAAAGCTCCATAGTCTGTGATAAGTCTAGCTATAGGAGTTACATCTTTATAGCTAAGCTTAGAAGACCCGTTTAAGTTGATAAGTATTAAAGGCGGTGAATAAACGGTAATAGTTTGTGCATCACCTTTTAATTCTTGTAGGTAAGCAAGGGCAACTCCTCCCCCTCCTCCAGGTTTATTTGTTACAGGCATAGGAACATCAACCAGTTTTGTATCCTTAAGTACTTTTGCAACTGTACGGATAGTACCATCCCATCCTCCACCTGCTCCACCTGGTGCGATGAAAGTCATAGGCTTGCTAGGATAAGTCGTTCCCGCATCTTTTTTACCGCAGCCTGTTAAAACAAGCGCCGAGATAGATAAAGCTGTGATGAATAGTTTTGATAAATTCTTAAATCGTCTTTTCATAAATCCCCTCCTAATTTTTTTATCTTTAAAACCCACGTAGCAATGCTTCCATGAAATTTAAAGTTGTAAGTTTCAGTAAAAATTTTCTTCAGATTTTTGATTTTTTTCAGTTTTTACCGTCTTTTTTCAAAACACTTTTTTCATTATAGACACAATTCTTTTCGTTAAAGATAATATAAACCTTAAAATTTAAAATATTAAGCTGAAGTTCTTAATTTTTTTTAAGAACTTCAGCTTTTTTTAATTTATTTATCCTTATTAGAAATTATTTATCAACATAATATAAGCATAGTTACATATTAATTCTAATAATACTGGGATCTTTAAGAGGATACTTCACCTCCTTAAAAATAATCAAATTGTTCAATATTTTTTTCAATGATTTTAAAAAAATTTAAATAAAAAATTATAAATCTAATCTTAATACAAACAAAACATATTCAAGTTGCACTCATTGAACAATCATGATATATTTTAAAAGGAATTTTTTCTACAGATTGTTTTTTTGTATAATGTTAATCAAGGAGGAAAAATACAATGATAAAACCAAGAACAAACACCAGTGATAATATATATGATACTATTAAGGAAGAGCTGTTATCCGGAGAGCTGTCTTTCGGGGATAGAATAGTAGAGATAGATTATTCTAAAAAATTAAATGTAAGCAGAACGCCTTTACGAGAAGCAATAAAAAAATTAGAAATAGAAGGTATTGTGGAAAGGCTGGCAAACGGAAGAGTCAAAATAATAGATATCACCCCTGAAAGGATCAAAGAGATTTTCAAGATAAGGATTGCCTTAGAAAACATTCTTCTAGAGTCTATCGCACAAAATCCAGAAGTTATCTCTTTATTAGAGGAAAATCTAATTCTCACAGAGCACTATATAAAACTAAAAAGGTGGAATGAAACTAAAAAACTTTTTTTAGAGTTCAACCAAATATTCTATCAGAAATCTGATCTGGAATTTACTATAAAAATTCTAAAACAGTATGATTTCATATTATCAAAACTAAGACTAAGTTCACTGAGTAATAAAGAAAGAATAATCTCAGCCTGTGAAGAGCACACACTTATAGTAAAATATCTAAAAAGCAGTCAGCTAGAACTTGCCAAAGCTGTAAACACAACTCATCTTCTATCTGCTGAAACTTCTCTTCTCAGCTCTATTGATTTTGATTAACTATCTTGAGTAAAATCATAAAAATCATTTCTTAATATAAATCACAAAAAATTCATTTAAAACAAAGAGCATGTGAAACCTCATCTTATCTAGTGAGATTTTACATGCTCTTTAATTATTTGGATTTTTTAGTCGCTATTTTCCTCAAATTAAATTATAACCTACTCTGTACTTAAAAATATTTTTTAAAAATTATAAAGGCACATTATTCAAAACAATTGTAAATAAAACCATACATAATTAGGGCAAAAGGGTATGTTGCAGCATAACCTGAAGCTGGGTCATTGGTTCCTATGGCGTCCACAGCTGCTCCCATCCCAGGAGTAGATGTCATACCTCCACAAATAGCACCAGAAAGCATATACCAGTTTATCTTTAGTAAATACTTACCTACTAAAAAACCTGTAACCATACATAAGAATGCTATAATCACAACTTGAAATACTAAATAAACACCGTCTCCTGCGAGGGCTGCCACGACCTTCTCTCCATAAGTCAGACCCACTGCACCTACATAACTAGAAAGACCCAACTCTTTTATGACTTCTAGTTTTTTAGGATTCATTCTAAATGTCAGCATTCCTAATTTCCCTATGTGCCCTAGTGTCAAGGATCCTATCAAAACCCCTCCTGTAGTTCCAAGACTAAAATAACCTAGAGGTCCTAGAGGGATTTTGAATCCTCCTATTATAAATCCGAAGAAGCATGCAAAAGCAAAGGCAGGTATATCAAATCCCACACGATGAACTTCTTTGGTCTCTATTTCAAGATCTTTTTCAGTCATTTCTTTCAATTCTTTTTTAAAATTTTCCCCTTCTTTTTCAAGGTCAACTCTAAATAATTTAGGAATAAGATTGACAGTAAGTATCACTACAAGAACTCCAAAAGGGAAGCCTATGGCATTCGCCACCCCTGTGTTAACTTTAAATTCTTTTATAAAAACTTCTTTTTGATCATCTGTCAAAACTTGAGTATTTTCATGGTTTAATTCTCCAGTTGGATCTATAACACCCAAAACTTTATCTTTTGCACCATTGTCTAGAGTTTCATATTTTTCTATCAAAGTCTTAGCCGAACGTTCTGTAGTCTCAAGAGCTGTAGCAAGTCCAGGTGAACTAGTTAATGCTGCAGTATATATCCCTGCACTCTCAAACATTTTAGCACTTGGACTAAGCTTTGAAAACCCATAAGAATATGCACATCCTGCAAGTGTTATTATTATCCCCAAAGAAACAAATTTGGCACCATAGTTTCTTAAAACACTGGCTAATGTTTCAGCTGCCATAAGGCCTACAGCGGCTATAAACAACACCAGAAACAGATGTGAGAGCTCATGAGATATCAGTGCGTGATGAATGATTTCTGATGCACGTTCATAACCTGAAGCTCCCTCTG from uncultured Ilyobacter sp. includes these protein-coding regions:
- a CDS encoding tripartite tricarboxylate transporter substrate binding protein, yielding MKRRFKNLSKLFITALSISALVLTGCGKKDAGTTYPSKPMTFIAPGGAGGGWDGTIRTVAKVLKDTKLVDVPMPVTNKPGGGGGVALAYLQELKGDAQTITVYSPPLILINLNGSSKLSYKDVTPIARLITDYGAFVVKKGSKYKTIADVMDALKKDPKSVKIGGGSSAGSMDHIQFLMIAKAAGVKNLKEIDYLSFQEGGANAQLLGGHIDLLTTGLGDVAALLESGQLVGLAQTADERVGEGVLAEIPTCKESGIDAAFYNWRGLFGAPDMPEEALKYWEDTLAKMVETPEWDEAVKRNGWTKSFANSADFSAFLDKTNEEYKEIMAEIGLLK
- a CDS encoding tripartite tricarboxylate transporter TctB family protein, giving the protein MNIRVKTTMAFTVFGFLYTIGALMMPKAAVGNPIAPKIFPLILGIGLTILGSIYTAKEYKQWKEDQASGVKKEISLEKQAIEKSTNKLITLTAVSGIVYAAIFEHAGYVISTSLFIGAIMFAINGKKKWKVNLAVAIIFSVAVYFVFSNLLAIPLPKIPGLEI
- a CDS encoding GntR family transcriptional regulator translates to MIKPRTNTSDNIYDTIKEELLSGELSFGDRIVEIDYSKKLNVSRTPLREAIKKLEIEGIVERLANGRVKIIDITPERIKEIFKIRIALENILLESIAQNPEVISLLEENLILTEHYIKLKRWNETKKLFLEFNQIFYQKSDLEFTIKILKQYDFILSKLRLSSLSNKERIISACEEHTLIVKYLKSSQLELAKAVNTTHLLSAETSLLSSIDFD
- a CDS encoding tripartite tricarboxylate transporter permease, with amino-acid sequence MMEILQNLMHGFAVAATPANLMWVTIGGTLGTIVGMLPGLGPATGVAVLLPLTFTMGPVAALITMCGIYYGAMFGGSRSSILINTPGDGAALAATFDGYPMAMNGRAEAALAMSAVASLIGGLISAVLITFVATPVSMFALKFGPAEYFLLMVAALSMTASMSKGNMVGGFVSMFVGLIIATVGLDGQSGVARFTFGVMELQQGIDFLVLIIGIYALGEVFKSFKSINEGQKKMQTKFGKIWFTKEDWNKCLMPILRSTPLGFIIGALPGAGGTMASLMAYNNEKQMSKNPDDFGKGEIVGLAAPEAANNAASVGALIPMLTLGIPGSGTTAVMMGALLMLGLQPGPMLFVQHPDIAWGLIASMFIGNIVLAVVNIPLAGLLVRVLAIPPKILYPIVLGLAFIGTYAIGNSAMDFYLLVMFGVMGLFMSKAHVPTAPMILGVIVGNTMEQSFRQSVILSNGSLKIFVGSPLAMTLIALTVGSIVFPMVKQAIRNKKLATA